A DNA window from Arachis hypogaea cultivar Tifrunner chromosome 18, arahy.Tifrunner.gnm2.J5K5, whole genome shotgun sequence contains the following coding sequences:
- the LOC112771059 gene encoding chaperone protein dnaJ 8, chloroplastic: MAVAGVIGGNSWSWMQLGCQERKQKRLEICCSSSSSSLTDCYKTLRVQPGASQSEVKKAFRQLALQYHPDVCRGSKCGVQFHQINQAYDVVMSNLRGESNEMEMEMHEACEDDAGIDEAMRGMNDPDWDLWEEWMGWEGAGIRDYSSHINPYI; encoded by the exons ATGGCTGTTGCTGGGGTTATTGGTGGTAATTCATGGTCATGGATGCAATTAGGATGTcaagaaagaaaacagaaaagactTGAGATTTGttgctcctcttcttcttcttctttgacggATTGTTATAAGACCTTAAGAGTCCAACCCGGTGCGTCTCAATCCGAGGTTAAGAAGGCTTTTAGACAGCTTGCACTGCAG TACCATCCAGATGTATGCAGAGGGAGCAAATGCGGGGTGCAGTTTCACCAAATCAACCAGGCTTATGAT GTTGTAATGTCCAATTTGAGAGGAGAATCCAAtgaaatggaaatggaaatgcACGAAGCATGCGAAGATGATGCAGGCATCGATGAAGCAATGAGGGGAATGAATGATCCAGATTGGGACCTGTGGGAAGAGTGGATGGGATGGGAAGGAGCAGGAATTCGTGATTATTCATCTCACATTAATCCTTACATTTGA